In one window of Saprospiraceae bacterium DNA:
- a CDS encoding carboxypeptidase-like regulatory domain-containing protein codes for MKFLMFIFLFCSVHLEAQNGVLSGTITDKSTGETVIGATVVINKAGQQVTGTTTDFDGKYHINLAPGVYEVVVSYLSYGKQTITDLEIIKGKTNLLDIALEEETAKLMEVVVTAEVVKNTEAALISLQRKAFSIQDGVSSQQINRTGSSNAADAMRQSTGAVIESGKFIVMRGLGDRYSLSQLNGITLPSTDPYRNSTSLDLIPAQMIDNIVTIKTFTPDLPGNFSGGLININTKTIPENFNMAFSVSTEYNTQSSFIDDFIAHPTTGKTDWLGFEDGTRDQPEILLDPNIRNQLSSSTYLQARDPNPAKDGIRSVFDQTSKALSNEFVPVSDKTKQNLGFNFSLGDRLKFFGKDLGYTLALNYSSNYSHYEGGEVATYVNNSTDKLFPYQSLLENKSVYNPAVGGLFNLALKFSENHALNGNIIFNNDAEIIGRQQSGEYLGQVSNSFAEFNTNSLEFIQRQVKTFQLGGKHVFPNLGNATMDWTAGTSTAFQKEPDLRYFAYTVVEENEIKEYYINNAEIAYPYHFFRNLEDELSQAKIDISIPFATGGNPSSSNKIKFGGFFSSSNRDFGEYRYQLNNSGLPSDRSFTSFQGDFSGFFDKKNFGIVDTTFDGNGNVQRYVTGLHYINQINARNFYQGDQKIAAGYLMAVYNINSAIKLIGGARVETTDLTVKSEEPTVPEGRIDQTDILYSLNAIYSISERANFRAAVSQTLARPNMRELAPFIQFDTKNGFFHVGNPDLKRSLIRNYDLRYEFYPKPGELLAVSGFYKKFNDPIIRQFNPRATIPELSFINVDDAEVYGMEIELRKSLNFISPFFKQFYLSANLALIHSEYDIPTEEVQGSKNIDPTYDADTRPFQGQAPYVVNAILSYINPDKGWESSLAFNISGKKLYNISLFATPDVYEQPFPLLNFKISKRIADHYQIGFTARNILDTLSKKTQDFKGKEYMVESNKLGTGLSLSLSYLIK; via the coding sequence ATGAAATTCTTAATGTTTATTTTTCTTTTTTGCTCTGTACATCTGGAAGCCCAGAATGGGGTATTAAGTGGAACGATTACCGATAAATCCACAGGCGAAACAGTAATTGGCGCTACCGTGGTAATCAACAAAGCCGGGCAACAAGTCACCGGAACAACAACAGATTTTGATGGCAAGTATCATATAAACCTTGCACCTGGTGTTTACGAAGTTGTGGTGAGCTATCTTTCTTATGGTAAACAAACCATAACAGATTTGGAAATAATAAAAGGCAAAACAAATTTGTTGGATATTGCGCTTGAGGAAGAAACTGCCAAGTTAATGGAAGTTGTCGTTACTGCAGAAGTGGTAAAAAACACGGAAGCAGCATTGATCTCTTTACAAAGAAAAGCTTTTTCAATTCAGGATGGCGTGTCTTCCCAGCAAATAAACCGCACCGGAAGTTCCAATGCAGCTGATGCCATGAGACAATCAACAGGTGCTGTCATCGAAAGCGGTAAGTTCATTGTAATGCGTGGGCTCGGCGACCGATATTCATTATCGCAGTTAAATGGAATTACATTACCCAGCACAGACCCCTATCGCAACAGCACCAGTCTTGATTTGATCCCTGCTCAGATGATCGATAACATTGTAACGATTAAGACATTTACACCTGATTTACCAGGTAACTTTTCAGGAGGTTTGATCAATATCAATACTAAAACAATTCCAGAAAATTTCAATATGGCTTTTTCGGTGAGCACAGAATACAATACTCAATCATCATTTATTGATGATTTTATTGCTCATCCAACAACAGGGAAAACAGATTGGCTTGGATTTGAGGATGGAACCAGAGATCAACCGGAAATTCTGTTAGATCCCAATATTCGCAACCAATTGTCTTCAAGTACTTACCTTCAGGCCAGAGATCCTAACCCTGCAAAAGATGGTATTCGTTCTGTTTTTGATCAGACCTCAAAAGCATTGAGCAATGAATTTGTACCTGTTTCTGATAAAACGAAGCAAAACCTTGGATTTAATTTTTCTTTAGGTGACCGGTTAAAGTTTTTTGGCAAAGATCTGGGTTATACCCTTGCTTTGAATTATTCCTCCAATTATAGTCATTACGAAGGTGGTGAAGTGGCCACTTATGTCAATAACAGCACTGACAAGTTATTTCCATATCAGTCGTTGTTAGAAAATAAAAGTGTATATAATCCGGCAGTTGGAGGATTGTTTAACCTTGCTTTAAAGTTTTCTGAAAATCATGCGTTAAACGGAAATATTATTTTCAATAATGATGCTGAAATTATTGGACGCCAACAATCTGGTGAGTATCTGGGACAGGTATCCAATAGTTTTGCAGAATTCAATACCAATTCTCTGGAATTCATTCAACGCCAGGTAAAAACTTTTCAACTGGGAGGAAAGCATGTTTTTCCAAATTTAGGAAATGCAACTATGGATTGGACAGCAGGTACTTCAACTGCTTTTCAAAAGGAACCGGATCTTCGGTATTTTGCGTACACCGTTGTTGAAGAAAATGAAATTAAAGAATATTATATTAATAATGCCGAAATAGCTTATCCATATCATTTCTTCAGAAATCTCGAAGATGAACTTTCTCAAGCTAAAATTGACATTTCTATACCCTTTGCTACGGGCGGAAATCCCTCCAGTTCCAATAAAATTAAATTTGGAGGATTTTTCAGCTCTTCCAATCGCGATTTTGGAGAATACAGGTACCAGTTGAATAATTCAGGACTCCCTTCCGACAGAAGTTTTACTTCTTTTCAAGGTGATTTCTCTGGTTTTTTTGACAAAAAGAACTTTGGAATTGTCGATACAACATTCGACGGCAATGGAAATGTTCAACGTTATGTGACTGGTCTGCATTACATCAATCAGATCAACGCAAGAAATTTCTACCAGGGCGATCAAAAAATTGCAGCAGGATATTTGATGGCTGTCTATAATATTAATTCTGCTATCAAACTCATTGGAGGAGCAAGGGTCGAAACTACAGACCTGACTGTTAAAAGTGAAGAGCCAACAGTACCGGAAGGCAGAATTGACCAAACTGATATTTTATATTCATTGAATGCCATTTATTCAATTTCTGAAAGAGCAAACTTTAGAGCTGCTGTTTCACAGACGCTGGCAAGGCCAAATATGAGGGAACTTGCCCCATTTATTCAATTCGATACGAAGAATGGATTTTTTCATGTGGGGAATCCCGACCTTAAGCGGTCGTTGATTCGCAATTACGATTTGAGATATGAGTTTTACCCGAAACCAGGTGAATTACTGGCTGTCAGTGGGTTTTACAAAAAGTTTAATGATCCGATCATTCGTCAGTTTAATCCCCGTGCAACCATACCCGAATTGTCTTTTATTAATGTCGATGATGCGGAAGTGTATGGCATGGAAATCGAGTTAAGAAAAAGTTTAAATTTTATATCGCCATTTTTTAAGCAGTTTTACTTAAGTGCGAATTTAGCGCTGATCCATTCCGAGTATGATATTCCAACTGAGGAAGTCCAAGGATCAAAAAACATTGATCCTACTTATGATGCTGATACAAGGCCTTTTCAAGGGCAGGCTCCTTATGTAGTCAATGCGATTTTAAGCTATATCAATCCCGATAAAGGTTGGGAATCTTCTCTTGCATTTAATATCAGTGGAAAAAAATTATACAACATCTCTTTGTTTGCAACGCCGGATGTTTATGAACAACCATTTCCGTTGTTGAATTTTAAAATCTCAAAGAGAATTGCCGATCATTATCAAATTGGATTTACTGCAAGGAATATTCTGGATACACTGAGTAAAAAGACACAGGACTTCAAAGGCAAAGAATATATGGTAGAGTCGAATAAATTAGGGACGGGACTGAGCCTTAGTTTATCTTACTTAATCAAGTAA
- a CDS encoding GNAT family N-acetyltransferase yields MKARHEFKINDQDKKRLNTSIAHINILVQTPNPSYIQPFIEQFLVSHFPDRQIIHHESHGQNPVLISNKKEDWIEWKLSVFNHDAKKTIHLFVLEYGIPIHPRNWRKVGVMNQIENGLFRKIKSSGYPLFLVKLTPDGIIETSLKQTIKSGNNRNKNFEPTIGIRTSHSFLPKDLNHMHSMSVMRKYIRSRFNILESDHKETLTKLLLNWIESKEHKEKIVDPVDPNIVQQEISNLPKEALLLANQDIEIYIASFKEIPNALTEIGRLREITYRLHNEGSGKEVDLDKFDPFYKHLFAWNPVKQRLLGAYRIGEGYNIIPLLGRKGLYISSLFKIKPEMDKMLLQCIELGRSFIIKEEQKSNLLLLYLWKAIYKYIHLEQKCKYLIGPVSISKDYSKISRLLIMDYLTKYYAHPIYTKYFKPKKPYRFFKKSVSTQIIIRNFENDLHKFDKLISEIQVDSLKIPVLLRHYLKQNAKVLAFNRDPKFQNVLDALVLVELDQITDEFRSYFENEKPESEKTSLSGSVNSVL; encoded by the coding sequence ATGAAAGCCCGGCATGAATTTAAAATAAATGATCAGGATAAAAAGAGATTAAATACGTCTATTGCCCATATCAACATCTTAGTTCAGACTCCAAATCCTTCATACATCCAACCATTTATTGAACAATTCCTTGTGAGCCATTTTCCAGATCGACAAATCATACATCACGAATCCCATGGCCAGAATCCGGTTCTCATTTCTAATAAAAAAGAAGATTGGATAGAATGGAAACTTTCGGTGTTTAACCATGATGCCAAAAAAACCATTCACCTCTTTGTATTGGAATATGGTATACCGATCCATCCCAGAAACTGGAGAAAAGTCGGGGTCATGAATCAAATTGAAAACGGTCTGTTCAGAAAAATTAAAAGTTCAGGTTATCCTCTTTTCTTAGTGAAGTTGACGCCTGATGGGATCATCGAGACAAGTTTAAAGCAAACCATAAAATCAGGAAATAATCGAAATAAAAATTTTGAACCCACCATCGGTATACGAACCAGCCATAGCTTTCTTCCAAAAGACTTAAACCACATGCACTCCATGTCTGTGATGAGGAAATACATCAGATCCAGGTTTAATATACTCGAAAGCGATCACAAGGAAACATTGACCAAATTGTTGTTAAACTGGATTGAAAGCAAAGAACATAAAGAGAAAATAGTAGATCCTGTTGATCCCAATATCGTTCAGCAAGAAATAAGTAACTTACCGAAAGAAGCCTTGCTTCTTGCCAATCAAGATATAGAAATTTACATTGCTAGCTTTAAAGAAATCCCCAATGCATTGACTGAAATTGGAAGGCTCAGAGAAATAACTTACAGACTCCACAATGAAGGCTCCGGCAAAGAAGTCGACCTTGATAAATTCGATCCATTTTATAAACATCTCTTTGCGTGGAATCCTGTTAAACAACGCTTGCTTGGAGCATATCGTATTGGCGAAGGATACAACATTATACCCCTGCTCGGCAGAAAAGGTTTATATATTTCAAGCCTGTTTAAAATAAAGCCTGAAATGGATAAAATGCTTCTTCAATGCATTGAATTAGGAAGATCATTTATCATTAAAGAGGAACAAAAGTCAAATTTATTGCTATTGTATCTCTGGAAAGCAATCTATAAGTATATTCATCTTGAACAGAAATGTAAATATTTGATAGGTCCGGTCAGTATTAGCAAGGATTATTCTAAAATCAGCCGTTTATTGATCATGGACTACCTCACCAAATACTATGCACATCCCATTTATACCAAATATTTTAAACCCAAAAAACCTTACAGATTCTTTAAGAAGTCGGTATCTACACAAATTATTATCCGGAATTTTGAAAACGATCTGCATAAATTTGACAAATTGATTTCAGAAATTCAGGTAGACTCTTTAAAAATTCCTGTCTTGCTTCGCCATTACCTCAAACAAAATGCTAAAGTCCTGGCATTCAACAGGGATCCTAAATTTCAAAATGTACTGGATGCCTTGGTTTTGGTAGAATTGGATCAGATAACTGATGAATTCAGATCGTATTTTGAAAATGAAAAACCGGAAAGTGAAAAAACATCACTTTCCGGTTCTGTGAATTCAGTATTGTAA
- a CDS encoding alkaline phosphatase family protein: MIASIILVVAISLSAGHRKVLLIGIDGVRADALERAKTPTIDWIYRNGFGTMDSWHQDITISGPSWSSILCGVYHDKHGVKDNKFENKQYHRFPMLPIIAKSYMPELKFGMYMEWNKLIKHSTCQKWDQVIKGSIAGTSETASRSAEWLKNSDLDFYFVYFGAADYVGHISGFTRHNPFYRWTLESIDDGVNELIKSLAHRPNYHEEDWLILLTTDHGGTLLTHGGLSAAERQVFWLAYSDRIQKQSLCGIDCGNKNDWANPMNKSLKHHVPVQPDIAVTALHHLLYNTICRTDELNCWSLDGVSWLDQMGMCNDRQRPIEFAYHCDHLEECF, translated from the coding sequence ATGATTGCATCAATCATTCTGGTAGTTGCAATATCATTATCTGCGGGCCATAGGAAAGTTTTATTAATTGGTATTGATGGAGTGCGTGCAGATGCTTTGGAAAGAGCAAAAACACCAACTATCGATTGGATCTATAGGAATGGTTTCGGGACCATGGATTCATGGCACCAGGACATAACCATATCCGGCCCTTCATGGAGTAGTATACTTTGTGGAGTTTATCACGACAAACATGGAGTGAAGGATAATAAATTTGAAAATAAACAATATCACAGATTTCCCATGCTTCCAATAATTGCAAAGTCCTACATGCCGGAACTAAAATTTGGTATGTATATGGAATGGAATAAATTAATCAAACATTCCACTTGCCAGAAATGGGATCAGGTAATCAAGGGTTCTATTGCCGGTACCAGCGAGACAGCTTCTCGTTCAGCGGAATGGTTAAAGAACAGTGATCTCGATTTTTATTTTGTTTATTTTGGTGCAGCTGATTATGTGGGACACATTTCCGGATTTACAAGACATAACCCTTTTTACAGATGGACACTTGAATCCATAGACGATGGAGTTAACGAGCTTATCAAAAGTCTGGCACATAGGCCAAATTACCATGAAGAAGATTGGCTTATCCTGCTTACTACTGATCATGGGGGGACATTGTTGACTCACGGTGGCTTAAGCGCAGCTGAAAGACAAGTATTTTGGTTGGCTTATTCAGACCGAATTCAAAAGCAATCGTTGTGTGGTATCGATTGTGGAAATAAAAATGATTGGGCGAATCCAATGAACAAGTCACTTAAACATCATGTGCCGGTTCAGCCTGACATAGCAGTAACGGCATTGCACCATCTGCTATATAACACCATTTGTCGGACAGACGAATTAAATTGCTGGAGTCTGGATGGCGTTTCCTGGTTGGATCAAATGGGCATGTGTAATGACAGGCAACGGCCTATTGAATTTGCATATCATTGTGACCATTTGGAAGAATGCTTTTAA
- a CDS encoding UDP-2,3-diacylglucosamine diphosphatase: MERALKLAIISDVHLGTFGCHAKELLIYLKSIKPEILILNGDFIDGWQFRRSYFPTEHIQVIYEIMRKAMDGTRVYYLAGNHDEFIRKFVPFFSGNIYFRDQLELEFNGNRYLFFHGDVFDFSIQLSPFIAKLGGIGYDHLIRLNTYINKIRSRFGFQRISFAHLVKYKLKKAIRYIQSFEEEAIQFARQRKVDFVVCGHIHIPCIREIVSEQATITYMNSGDWIENLTVLEYCNSKWSIVRYDEMEFHSNKVQKVKKEALSEVYSEIMKSPMPDFGI; encoded by the coding sequence ATGGAGCGAGCATTAAAGTTGGCAATAATTTCAGATGTTCATCTTGGTACGTTTGGATGCCATGCCAAAGAATTACTAATTTATCTTAAATCTATAAAACCTGAAATTTTGATTCTGAATGGTGACTTTATTGATGGTTGGCAGTTTCGCAGAAGTTATTTTCCAACTGAGCATATTCAGGTTATTTATGAAATAATGCGTAAAGCTATGGATGGAACGCGGGTATATTATTTGGCAGGAAATCACGATGAATTTATACGGAAATTTGTTCCATTTTTTTCAGGTAATATTTATTTCAGGGATCAATTGGAATTAGAATTCAATGGCAACCGCTATTTATTTTTTCATGGTGATGTTTTTGATTTTTCTATTCAATTGTCTCCATTTATAGCCAAACTTGGTGGGATTGGATATGACCATTTAATCAGATTGAATACTTATATTAATAAAATACGAAGCCGGTTTGGATTTCAAAGAATATCATTCGCACACCTGGTTAAGTATAAATTGAAAAAAGCCATCAGGTATATCCAATCTTTTGAAGAAGAAGCAATCCAGTTTGCAAGGCAAAGGAAAGTTGATTTCGTCGTTTGCGGACATATACATATTCCATGTATCCGAGAAATCGTTTCTGAGCAGGCGACCATAACATATATGAATTCAGGAGATTGGATTGAAAATCTCACGGTATTGGAATATTGCAATTCAAAATGGTCGATCGTTCGATATGACGAGATGGAATTCCATAGTAATAAAGTTCAAAAAGTAAAAAAGGAAGCACTTTCGGAAGTTTACAGCGAAATAATGAAAAGCCCGATGCCCGATTTTGGTATATGA
- a CDS encoding winged helix-turn-helix transcriptional regulator → MKLIVDSSRHLVVKDEFKIKDLTRREFQILWQMCLEPGRVFTREQLFRKIWGEEPKLMDRTVDVHIVQLRKKIDKTVIKSIKGVGYKVNLDKEQVELIENN, encoded by the coding sequence ATGAAATTAATCGTAGACAGCAGCAGACATCTTGTCGTGAAAGATGAATTTAAAATTAAAGATCTTACACGAAGAGAATTCCAGATCCTTTGGCAAATGTGTCTCGAACCCGGCAGGGTTTTTACCAGAGAACAGTTGTTTCGTAAAATCTGGGGAGAAGAACCCAAACTTATGGACAGGACGGTGGATGTTCATATTGTCCAACTTAGAAAAAAAATTGATAAGACTGTTATAAAGTCAATAAAAGGGGTAGGTTACAAAGTCAATTTAGATAAAGAACAGGTTGAACTTATCGAAAACAATTGA
- a CDS encoding 4-hydroxy-tetrahydrodipicolinate synthase: MNHFNFLRGTGVALITPFLPTGQIDYDSLSRIIHHCISGGVEYLVSMGTTGEAVTLSQVERYAVMAFTAKQAEGKVPVVAGIGGNNTAEVCRELENLDTSGIVAILSSSPAYNKPSQEGIFQHYMKLSGVSPLPIIIYNVPGRTASNILPETCLRLAHASDKFIAVKEASGDLTQATKILKDRPQNFMVLSGDDPLALALIGIGGDGVISVIANAYPKQFSELIRSALQNNFQLAAKINNNLFDLHKWLYVEGNPVGIKAAASALGLCQNIFRLPLVPMSLPNFEKLKAEMATIQSFS; encoded by the coding sequence ATGAATCATTTTAATTTTCTGCGAGGCACAGGAGTTGCACTCATTACCCCTTTCCTTCCCACAGGCCAAATTGATTACGATTCATTATCCAGAATTATCCACCATTGTATATCGGGGGGTGTGGAATACTTAGTTTCCATGGGAACGACAGGTGAAGCTGTAACCCTGAGTCAGGTAGAACGTTATGCTGTCATGGCCTTCACGGCGAAGCAGGCTGAAGGAAAAGTTCCAGTAGTTGCGGGAATTGGAGGTAATAACACTGCAGAAGTTTGTAGAGAACTTGAAAATCTCGATACTTCTGGAATAGTTGCAATCCTGTCAAGCAGCCCTGCCTACAACAAACCATCGCAGGAAGGCATATTTCAACATTACATGAAATTGAGCGGGGTGTCTCCATTGCCCATCATCATTTATAACGTACCTGGAAGGACAGCTTCCAATATCCTACCGGAAACTTGTTTGAGGCTCGCTCATGCATCTGATAAATTTATCGCAGTCAAAGAAGCATCCGGAGATCTGACACAGGCCACAAAAATTCTTAAAGACCGGCCACAAAATTTTATGGTTCTTTCCGGTGACGATCCGCTTGCCCTTGCATTAATTGGCATCGGAGGAGACGGTGTCATCTCTGTTATTGCAAATGCGTATCCAAAGCAATTTTCAGAATTGATCCGTTCAGCACTGCAAAATAATTTTCAGCTTGCTGCTAAAATTAATAACAATCTGTTCGATCTTCATAAATGGTTGTATGTAGAAGGAAATCCGGTAGGCATTAAAGCGGCAGCTTCCGCACTTGGTCTTTGCCAAAATATTTTCCGATTGCCACTCGTACCCATGTCGCTTCCGAATTTCGAAAAGTTGAAGGCAGAAATGGCAACGATCCAATCCTTCTCATAA
- a CDS encoding acetyl-CoA carboxylase carboxyltransferase subunit alpha, producing the protein MIFMDFEKPLENLYDQLSKLQKIAEDSKIDMSEKIAELEEKIKETRKQIYSNLTGWQKVSLSRHPNRPYTLDYIKLITKKFIELHGDRCVKDDKAIVGGLAKIDQTEVVIIGHQKGNTTKLRQYRNFGMANPEGYRKALRLMKLAEKFNLPVIAFIDTPGAYPGIEAEERGQAEAIARNLFEMAKLEVPILCYIIGEGASGGALGIGVGDRVFMLENTWYSVISPESCSSILWRSWNFKEQAAEALKLTADHMESFGLIDGIVKEPLGGAHSDHEAMAKNLKKHIKSQLTELNEIPKEELIQMRIEKYSKMGRFVEVPVSQ; encoded by the coding sequence ATGATCTTCATGGATTTTGAAAAACCGCTGGAAAACCTATACGATCAGCTTTCCAAATTGCAGAAAATTGCTGAAGACAGCAAGATCGACATGTCGGAAAAAATAGCGGAACTCGAAGAAAAAATAAAAGAAACCAGAAAACAGATATACAGCAATCTGACAGGATGGCAAAAGGTATCTTTATCAAGGCATCCCAATCGGCCTTATACGCTGGATTACATAAAACTTATTACAAAAAAATTCATCGAATTGCATGGCGACCGATGCGTCAAAGATGATAAAGCCATTGTAGGTGGCTTGGCAAAAATTGATCAGACCGAAGTCGTGATCATCGGACACCAGAAAGGAAATACAACCAAACTCAGACAATACCGCAATTTTGGTATGGCAAATCCGGAAGGTTACCGAAAAGCTTTACGCCTGATGAAGCTTGCTGAAAAATTCAATCTGCCTGTAATCGCATTCATCGATACTCCGGGTGCTTATCCGGGAATTGAAGCGGAAGAAAGAGGACAGGCCGAAGCCATTGCACGCAATTTATTTGAAATGGCAAAGCTTGAAGTCCCTATACTTTGCTATATTATTGGAGAAGGGGCTTCCGGTGGCGCACTGGGGATCGGTGTTGGCGATCGGGTTTTCATGCTTGAAAATACCTGGTATTCTGTCATTTCACCTGAGTCCTGTTCTTCTATTTTATGGCGCAGCTGGAATTTTAAAGAACAGGCTGCTGAAGCATTAAAACTCACTGCCGATCATATGGAGTCATTTGGATTGATCGATGGCATTGTCAAAGAGCCTCTTGGTGGCGCACATTCCGACCATGAAGCCATGGCAAAAAACCTCAAAAAACATATCAAATCACAACTTACTGAATTAAACGAAATTCCTAAAGAAGAGCTCATTCAAATGCGCATTGAAAAATACAGCAAGATGGGACGCTTTGTGGAAGTTCCCGTTAGCCAATAA
- a CDS encoding GIY-YIG nuclease family protein: protein MNHYVYVIQSLIDNSFYKGYTTDPSARLIFHNSDLNPKRYSFYKRPWRLVYVEPCPDYKSAIRREISLKRFTRERTLALLDHPKNIVHLF from the coding sequence ATGAACCACTATGTTTATGTCATTCAAAGTTTAATTGACAATTCTTTTTATAAAGGTTATACTACTGATCCTTCCGCCAGATTAATCTTTCATAACTCCGATTTAAATCCTAAGAGGTATAGCTTTTACAAACGTCCCTGGAGACTGGTTTATGTGGAACCTTGTCCAGATTACAAATCAGCAATTAGACGTGAAATAAGTTTAAAACGTTTTACCAGGGAGCGCACTCTAGCATTGCTTGACCATCCAAAAAACATTGTTCATCTTTTTTAA
- a CDS encoding M48 family metallopeptidase, which translates to MNKRNGATLILALVLAGFSYFKYCSTKTFNEYTQQYQHVGISADQEIALGLNSAPSMIQQYGGLHPDQRAQDLVKAVGNRLVQNTIAAKTPYQYNFHLLADGETINAFALPGGQVFITTALFTKLENEDQLAGVLGHEIGHVIARHGGERITQNELFQGLSGATTIATGDHQAGQSMAAVLNQFFAMPYGREQELQSDDIGVHLMLQAGYNPEALIGVMEILKASAGPDRIPERMSTHPDPENRMAKIREAIEKYRSQTQ; encoded by the coding sequence ATGAATAAAAGGAACGGTGCAACATTAATCCTGGCCCTGGTGCTTGCAGGATTCTCTTATTTTAAATATTGCAGTACAAAAACCTTTAATGAATACACCCAACAATACCAGCATGTAGGGATCAGTGCCGACCAGGAAATCGCCCTGGGACTTAATTCTGCCCCATCGATGATCCAACAATACGGAGGACTTCATCCCGATCAAAGGGCACAGGATCTTGTAAAAGCTGTAGGCAACAGGCTGGTTCAAAATACCATTGCAGCAAAAACACCTTATCAATACAATTTTCACCTGTTGGCGGACGGAGAAACGATAAATGCATTTGCTCTTCCCGGTGGACAGGTTTTCATAACCACGGCATTATTCACAAAGCTGGAGAACGAAGACCAACTGGCTGGAGTATTGGGGCATGAGATCGGACATGTGATTGCCAGACATGGAGGGGAGCGCATCACCCAAAACGAATTGTTTCAAGGTTTGTCGGGCGCTACTACGATTGCCACCGGAGACCACCAGGCAGGACAAAGTATGGCCGCGGTCCTGAATCAATTTTTTGCCATGCCCTATGGAAGAGAACAGGAGCTCCAATCCGACGATATTGGGGTCCACCTCATGCTGCAGGCCGGATACAACCCGGAAGCGCTCATTGGAGTCATGGAAATCTTAAAAGCCAGCGCAGGACCTGACCGGATTCCGGAGCGTATGAGTACCCATCCGGACCCGGAAAACCGGATGGCAAAGATCCGCGAAGCCATTGAAAAGTACCGGAGCCAGACTCAATAA
- a CDS encoding DUF4397 domain-containing protein gives MKKVISFSVLLLFVLSLSGFFACSKDEDDSGGIAKLMFIHGYTAGKNSTVLVSDSAIAALTAGFGNFTLYETLNSGNSTIKVKDNTLDSILASGSFNLKKNANYSLIYANKDAGSELLLVNDDLTVADSTQSYLRLINLVPNGNNMSLNVTSGATLASGIAFKTISAFSPVAPGKTDFTIVAGSTVVSTISNFSLLPGKKYSILMTGLVGQNPKASHNIIVNK, from the coding sequence ATGAAAAAAGTAATTTCTTTTTCAGTACTCCTTTTATTTGTTCTGAGCTTAAGCGGATTTTTTGCCTGTTCTAAAGATGAAGATGATTCTGGTGGAATTGCTAAACTCATGTTCATCCACGGTTATACGGCAGGAAAAAATTCAACAGTTCTCGTTTCCGATTCGGCAATTGCAGCATTAACAGCAGGATTTGGAAATTTTACGCTTTATGAAACCCTGAATTCTGGAAACTCAACAATAAAAGTCAAGGATAATACGCTCGATTCCATCCTTGCTTCCGGTTCGTTTAACCTGAAAAAAAACGCAAATTATTCGCTTATTTATGCAAACAAAGATGCCGGTTCTGAATTGTTGCTGGTAAATGACGATTTGACCGTTGCAGATTCAACGCAAAGTTATTTGAGGCTCATCAACCTCGTGCCCAATGGCAACAACATGAGTCTGAATGTAACTTCCGGTGCAACCCTCGCCAGCGGAATCGCATTTAAAACCATATCGGCATTCAGCCCTGTTGCTCCGGGAAAAACAGATTTTACAATAGTTGCCGGATCGACCGTTGTTTCGACCATCAGCAACTTCAGTTTATTGCCGGGAAAAAAGTATTCGATACTGATGACCGGACTGGTGGGTCAAAATCCCAAAGCCAGTCATAATATCATTGTCAATAAATAG